The window AGGAGAATGGTGGCTGGCACAGAGAGGTTGTCCTCACTGCTTGTGATCACCTCCACCAGACCCTATTGAGAGATACACAAGCTTCATGCGACCGGGAACAGCTGTTTGTGTGGGGGATCTTTAGGTGCAAATATTGACATGTATGTAACAGAAGAACCAAGAGTCTCCAATTACAATACCTCAAGAAGGCCACTCTTGATGAAGGCAGAAAGGACTAAAGCCAAGTAGTTATCCATTAGGTCAGGCCTGAGGGGGGCAAACAGAGAAATAAGGACTCACTGTGAGAATGTTTTACTCAATAACGGGTGACGGATAGTTCTAATTCCCTGATGGGTCTCACCTGGACCGAGCTCGATGTGGAAGGATAACTTTAGCTTCGGAAGCCACAAAGCCGTCTGATAACCTCCAACTGTCTTGGAACCGACTTGGGTCTACAAGTGCAATGTAAAAGACAAATAGGCTTCCCTGTCTAATGGTATGTGGTTCAGGAGTTTGATGAAAACACATGGTGGTTGTTaacttaaaaataaacacaaacagttACACTACCCACCCACGCTAATAAGCGCTTCGATGAAGTCCTCTGTCACCACTGGCATGGGGAGCCGAAAGATATCATACATCACCTCCAACAAGCCTTTCTGAGGGACAATGAGAGAAACCAGATATACGCAGTTTACCAGAGTTCATTCTGTTATGAAGaacaaacaacatatttattACAAGTGGGGAAATATTTATGCGTAGGGGAGTAGTTCAACTGACTTTGTAACCGGTCCTATTGAGCACAACCGTACAAGTAAACTTCAGGAGAGTACATTCTCTTTAACTGACAATGTCCGTGTGACACTTACCCTTACTTCCATATTTGGTATACAGAGCAGGCCAATAAGAGACTGGATTCCAGAGTTGCCTGTCTTGCACAGGTTTATGATGCCTGCGGTGAGATGGACAACCAGACATAAGGGTCTGTTTGGGACATGTTTCTACCAAATCACTACTAGCATACTGCTATCAGGGTATGTAAACACTCCAACTGAGATATTACTGAATAGGAAAGAGTGAGGTTTACCTGACCACGAGCGAAAGGAAGCTACTATGGACATCTTACTGGCCAGGAATCGagcctctctgtcttccctgtGGTGGAAATTAAAATGCATGGTTAAAGTCCATGACAAtctatgaaacacattttataggaGATAATACCTACTGCACAAACATATTGAACAACCATCCACACTCACTTGAGCTGCCCCTCTTCAGTGTCTGCATTGTGTCTATAGTGGAAGTCAGTGTAAGGGGCCAGGATTTGCTagcaaacaataaataaacacgAAAAgagtaaaacaaacacattcaatgAGGAAATAATCAAATTCCCATTAATGAATGCTGCCCTTTGTGTgctaatgtgtatgtgtgtgtgtgtgtgtacagttagTACCTCGAGCTCCACATCCGAGCGCACATACTGGCGCGTGTGTGGGTGGTTGAGTAGATGCAGGATGGTGGTGACGAGGGCCTCGTTGATGCGGCTCAGCTGACAGTCCATGACGTTCTTCAGTATGGTGCTGAGACCTCCTCTCTGGGCCACCGCCACCGGGTTCTTCAGAGCTGGGGGACAAAGGAATCCCACAGGCTTCAGCTACGCGCCCGTTGCCGGCGGCGACGCGCGCGCCAGCCCTCCCACTCACCGAGCTCGCAGATGATGGCGATGCAGGCGCGCACCATGCGGTCTCGCTCCTGGAGCCCGTCGTTGCCCACGGCGATGAGAGAGTTGGTGACGGACGAGGGGAAGAGCAGTGCATTGACGGTGATCATCTGTAGAGGGCGGCGGAGAGGGGGGCGATTAGCGTGTCAACAAGGTGGTCACATGACAGACATGTTTACCGAAGACACAGTAGTGAAGTATGAATTAAATCAATGTGTTTAGGGAGAGGCTGGGAGGTGCTGCACCTTTCGCACGAGCCTCAGAGCCTGTGTTCTCTCCACCTCGTTGCTCTGCTGGATGTCAATGCACCTGGAGAAGGACACACAGAGTCCACAGTCAAAAGAATAGCAACTGGGCTCAATACTTGGGAACCACGGCTCACATGTAGTGCAGCACACACCTGGCTATTAGGTAATCCACCTGGAGCCGGAGAACCTTCTGGAGAATCACGCTGTCTCTGATCAGGTAGCGCAGAGACCTAAGGCCTGCAGCCCGCACCTCCTTGGCCTCATTTAACAACGCTAAACGGAGACTAGAACCCGGGTGGGACGGGAAGTAGATGGGGAGAAATCAGTCGAAGGAGAGACAATAAGTCGACACTTCACTGTCACGGTAGATCAGCGTATTACTGCTACTGTATATGTGGCACTAGTGGAGATTTATTCCTCACCAAATGATGATCTCTTCATGTGTAAAACCAAGCTTCTCCTCAGAGTGGCCTGCACTGCAGAGGAGCTGTTACGAATAAAAAAATGTAGCAATAGatgcaaacaaataaataattaaatattacatgaacTTTGACATGAATTTGACCCAACAGTGAGATACAGGCATTGCAGCAATAAAGGCAATGTTCATGGAGATCACCACTCATATTAAATGATGATTTCACCACCGTCACAGTACCTATGACCCCCTTTAGAAATGAATCCATGTCTTACTGTCTGCTGAGATGTGGCCCCCCCACAAACCTTTATAAAATTGTTCAAGTGGCCCAGTTTGCGCATGTTGGAGACTCCTTGTTGCTTGGCCACATTCTGAAGAATTTCCCGAAGGTTGTCTGAAGGATCTGAAATGAAGCATTATGGTCAATAAGTGacaggacccccccccctcccccaacagcACACCTGGTTACAACTGTTCCCATACATTCCAGGAACAGAACACACTGTTCAGGTGAGTGTAATGACATCTGAGTAATGAGTGGGACCGCGCGGAAACCACTAAACTGCAAACAGAAACATATTTGGGATCAGGGTTGACCTAAatagaggtacacacacaggaATAATAGCATGCAACAGCACAGGAACGTCTGGCATAAATAAAACTACACACAGGATCCATATTCACAGTGGGAGTTATTATTATCTATCCATATTCACAGTGGGAGTTATAATTATCCATCCATATTCACAGTGGGAGTTATTATTATCTATCCATATTCAGTGGGAGTTATTATTATCTATTCATATTCACAGTGGGAGTCATTTGTATCTATTCATATTCACAGTGGGAGTTAAAATATATGTCAGCACTACATTGTTTTAACACCATGCTGTAAATCAAGTCATATTTCTTCACCAGAGTAACAGTCAGACTATACTACAGACAGGGGACTTCAGCTTCAGAACATGAAGTAAAACAGTGTCCCTGTAACATGGACAATAAAAATCCCCAAATTAAGATTCAACTTTTGTGCGGTGGTCCGGTATGCTGTGAAAACGCACTAATGGCAAATTAGTGTGGGGGAAAAAGCACTCATCCTCTAGAGTAGAGGTTCATAAAAAAAGGTTCACAAATTAGAAATAGACCATTATCCGGTGACCCAAATTACAAAGAAATAGTCTGTGACTACAGATTAATTCTCATAACATGTTTCAACCACACCACAGCCTGTATACTTTGGGTTGAGATTCATAGTTAAAAAGATTGACTGAAGGTATGTCTGCCAATAGACGCTTTTTAAGCAGCAGCAGACTACACAAATTCAAGTTAACACTAGCTACATAATTTACAATGATGTAATAGCAAACACAGCAATACAGGTCCTTAGCATCTGAATTGCAATCAAATACAATTGTACTGGGTGCTCGTGTTTTAAACATGAATAAAAGGCAATGGCTTATTCTACAAAAAGGAAGGGACACTGGGATATATTTCCTATCGAGTTAAAAATCAATGTCATTGAAGTATTGTGTACAAACCATACTCAGTGAACTAGAAACAAAGAAAGGCAGTAGCTTGCTAGCTATACATCTCTATGACTGTTATCGCTGCAAACAATCTGACGCATcaaaacaatgttgttgttgtcatgatTAATGCTATGAATTGCTACTAGCATACAATAGCTTTTAACGGATTTAGCATAGCTAGTTTGCGAGATGTAAATAAAGGGGAAACAATGGTCGGGACATCGATTTTGTATGCATATGTCACGATTTTCGTCCATTCAGTATCTAACCACGAATCAATACTGGGATGCTGGCTCAGTCCAAGCTCCAATCTGATTCACCCACCTCGGGAAAGATCGAGTGGTACATTTTCCTCCCCACTGTCATTCCGACCTGTCAAAGCAAACCAGACATAACAATCAATTACTTTCATTAGTAAGGAGACAACAACTAACATGCACAATTACTCTAAAGTTATATTGTGTTTTGAGGAGATACTAATCTATTATCCAGACTGAAGTATCTCTTTCCTCACCTCGCATCCGAATGCTTCGGCTCGGACGGCCTCGGATGCTTGCCGCCATCTTTCCAGAATCATTCAACACCGACCGGACCGGCGGAATCCACCTACTATGGGTAGACTGGGGTCCCGTTCTCCTGCTCAGACGTCGCACGCATCATCCAATGATTGCGTGCCACGTCATCTTCGGTGTCATGGACTGACAGATTAGAGTAACATAGATGTGGTTAGCTGATTGGTACCGATCGCCACTAAACCTTGCTTGATAAAATAACCGCTCAATCATTAAGTCAGCCAACGAACCATTTAATCAATAGTGATAATGGCGAGAAATTCCGCACTGCCTCATCTCGCCCATCTCCCTCACAACCAAAGTAGTTTTGGTTGTCTCATGCATTAGGTTCATAGTCCATACTAAAATATGTAGGTGCCGTTCTGCACCTTGCATtccattttagaaaatattgtaTTCATTAATTGAGCATAGCGTCATTTATAACAACCGAAATGCTGCAACAGTTTTTTTCTCCTGGTATGAGACTTAAAAACTTAAATTATTGTGGTAGCAGTAAAAGTGTCTCCTAACTAAAGCCAAAGAAAAGCagccatacattttaaaactttcCCAAGGACTTCACTACTTGCACAGTACAGCGTGAGGCGCCAGTGGTCCGTTGTTACCAGTTGCTGCTTGTCTTCATCAGTCCCTAAAAATAAGAAAACGTAATTCGGTCTGAGGACGTTTGCGTCACTTCCTCTGGTTAATCGGGCTTGAACCAATCATAGAGCGCTGCAAAGTTGAGGGCGGGCGGTCACGCGGGAGGTTTAAACAGTCCCGCTTGGTTTCGGATGAGTAGGTCGTGAAGatatttactttttctttttttgagttATACTACGGATTTTTGTATTTATCATTTCAGCAAATGCAAGGGGAGATGACTCACGAAAGGTGCGTTTAAAATGCAAAGCGTTTTCTGCAGTTTTCAGACACTGATTGATTTATGTGTGATTAGTACTGTTCATTTGCACTGCGAATCGTTCCAACCGATCCTAGCCATCATTATCGATGCCTCTTTCTAGGTTGGTCTGAAATGAATATAGcaactatttatttaaattaccaTGATGATGGCGAAATTATAGTTCGAGGATCATTTAGATTATTTGTCGAATGACACGGCAGACACCGTAATCGAAACTGCGCGCGCTCGTCACAACGAGGTGGCTAGCAGCACGGTCATTGTATTGGCATGGAATAATTAACGTAGTTCAATGGTCGAATAGCGTATAACTAGGACGGCTAATGTCACATTGTTCTTGCATGCATATCTATATAAACGTCTTATTTACTGAAACATGCCCCGAACTTTTTGCAAGTGACTAAAATGGATTGCCCGCTAACATTATGGCGGGCATTGCCACCAACTTCACATGGCTAGCTCAATCATTGTTATGTTATTGATTATGTAAATAACTACTGCAAGGATGGGAATCAAATCTGTGGATGGTTGTTTTTCCTACATTAATGGGCACATGAGTTACATTCCAAGTCAAAAGCTATACACAAGCGGTCAGTTTCTCATCGTCTCTTTTTGTGTAAGGCCCCTGCAGGAATTACCCTGCCTGAATGAGACTTTAGAGGGATCCATGCTCTCGCTCTCCCAGAAGAGCAAACGGAAAAAGAGACAGTATTTTGGAGAAGGGTTGGACACTGAGAGCACCCCTCAAGAGCTCATTCAGCAGTGGTCACCACCTCACAAGCAGCAAATGGTCTGCAAAGGCAAAGAAAACGAGGAGAATGTGTTTGTGCTCGCCAGACGACCAAGGAAAAGGAGGGAGGTTAACGGTGTGTATAGTAATGTCTTGGGTGgaatacaataaatacaacaATTATTCTTTCAGATAAGTCACTTTTATCAAGTTGTTTGATGTTGGATACTGATTTTATGACAGGCTTATCCTGGGACAATTTGCCAGATGAGCTGCTGTTGGGGATCCTGgctcacctccccctgcaggaCCTCCTAAGAATGTCCCGGGTCTGCAAGCGCTGGCATCGCTTGGCGTAAGTCTGCGCAAACTCAACTATGCTGTTAAACAACTTATTACATTGTACAGTACTTCTACTAGAAAATCTTAGGTATTGCTCTTTtgccagcaaaatgtttgtctcattaATTTAAGGAAAATGTCACTGTTTTGTACTTGATAGTAAACTAGTCCTTTCCTTGCTATAAAAGAAAACGGTGAATGTTCCCCCTGAggtttcttgtattttttccccTGTTGTGACTGACAGGTTGGACGAATCCCTGTGGCAAAGTGTGGACCTGGTAGGAAAGGCACAACTGGATCAGGCTCTTGGGCAGGTCCTTACAGCTGGAGTACTGGGACTACGCTGTCCACGTACCTGCCTCGGAGAACCccgtttcacacacacacggttagtcctcacacaaatgaaaatacaggTAGTCGTCGACTTAGGACCAGGATACGTTTCCGACCTACCGAAGTCGAGTTGGTCGTAAGTCGGCCGAGGAATAATAACTTAGTATATTCAAGTCCCCCCGTATCCATGTTTGCGGTTTCTTTTACTACGCCCGCTCGCGGCAGAAAAATCATAAACCCAACCTCCCGCACGGTACCGCGCTGGCTGGCATGCAAGGTATTTTTCTTTACTTCGGTCGCGGACGGACCTAAGTCTGCGACTAACTGTACAGTGTTTTTTCTGACTTGTTAAAGGTCAACCCAGACAATGGATTTGTTGTTGTATGTCTTCTGATGTAGTTTCTTTGTGTCTCAGCCCCCTTCGTGTCCAGCACATGGACCTCTCCAGCTGCATCGTCGCCACCCCGGTTATAGAAGACATCCTCTCCCGCTGCCGGCTGCTAGAGAACATCAGCTTGGAGGGACTGGAGCTCTCCGACAGAATCCTTCAGTGAGTAAAGAAGACACGTGTTCTGTTCAAATCTGGTGAAATGTCACACTGATGTTCTCAGCTATTTTCAACATTAGTCTTACCTGTTCTGCAGGTCCTTGTCCCAGAACACCGGGCTGGTGAGGCTCAACTTGTGTGGCTGCTCTGGATTCAGTCCCGACTCGCTTGGCGAGATGCTCAAATCCTGCACTCGGTAAACCTGGAGCTCTCTCAATTTCTGATGCTTGTTTTGTTATCTTTTAAGCATATTTAAAGTCTTCGGTCTCCGTTTTTCTGAACGTACGCATAATCACTGTTTTTAAGTTTGAACAGTAATTTGACTCTTTGTCAACGAATTCGGATGTTCGTTGTGTACTCACTTTCCATTCCTACACCAAGGCTTGGCGAGCTGAACTTGTCGTGGTGCGACTTTGGCGCTGATCACGTGAAGGCTGCTGTGGGCAACTTCCCGCCCAGTATCACCCAGCTCAACTTAAGTGGCTACAGACAGAACCTTACCATGGAAGGTCAGAGAGCCTGGGGACCAGATCCTCATTTTCATCTGCATGTAcgtgtaaatgtttttctatacAGTAATGATGCTGAGATTAACTTATCGttggctttttttctttttcttttatagATTTGACAGACTTGGCCGAGAGATGTCCTAACCTTGTAAACCTGGATTTAAGGTGACGAGTTCATGCCACATCATGCCCTGAGGTGGCCTGAAGTGTTGATTCAAATGTTTGCTCTTAGTGATGTTATTTCACCCAGATGCTGTACATTGTGataacctgtctgtgtgtttgtgttacagtGACAGTGTTCTGATAACCACCTCCAGTTTCCCGATCCTCCAGCAGCTGAAGTCTCTGAGACATTTAGCATTGAGTCGCTGCTACCAGTTCCACCCAGCTGCCTTAGCGTGAGTGAAAAACTCTCTGCCGATAATATGCTTTAACAGCGTCTTCTACGATTTCTCACCTTACTTCATTGCGCTTGTTTCAGTGACTTTGAGAAGTTTCCTGAGCTACAGACGTTGGAGGTGTACGGGCTGGTCCAGGACACCGACCTTCCAATCCTGTGTAAAGCTTTGCCCCATCTCCAAATCAACACCCGGCCCTTCTCGGGCGTGGCCCGCCCGACAGAGGCCGCCCTGAGGAATCGCACCATGTGGGGCATGGCCTGTCGCCTGGTGTTCAGGCCCTAGTCATAATGCGTTCCTAATGCTTCCATTAACACGTCGTACCGTATTTCTGTCCAATGCCGTCACGGTAGAGGAGGGATGTAAGCTATTTTAaagtttgtgtgtcagtgtcagttGTGTGCACGCGTATTGCAGAGAGCCTTATACAACTTGTGTACTGTCACCAATTGTTCTGACTGCTGATGGAGAcgtctgttttgttgtgctcttATCAGcactttgttttg is drawn from Esox lucius isolate fEsoLuc1 chromosome 14, fEsoLuc1.pri, whole genome shotgun sequence and contains these coding sequences:
- the skp2 gene encoding S-phase kinase-associated protein 2, producing the protein MQGEMTHERPLQELPCLNETLEGSMLSLSQKSKRKKRQYFGEGLDTESTPQELIQQWSPPHKQQMVCKGKENEENVFVLARRPRKRREVNGLSWDNLPDELLLGILAHLPLQDLLRMSRVCKRWHRLALDESLWQSVDLVGKAQLDQALGQVLTAGVLGLRCPRTCLGEPRFTHTRPLRVQHMDLSSCIVATPVIEDILSRCRLLENISLEGLELSDRILQSLSQNTGLVRLNLCGCSGFSPDSLGEMLKSCTRLGELNLSWCDFGADHVKAAVGNFPPSITQLNLSGYRQNLTMEDLTDLAERCPNLVNLDLSDSVLITTSSFPILQQLKSLRHLALSRCYQFHPAALADFEKFPELQTLEVYGLVQDTDLPILCKALPHLQINTRPFSGVARPTEAALRNRTMWGMACRLVFRP